GGACACTGTGCCTAGGAGTCCTACGCTAATGTGAAACAGTGGCTACAAGAGATAGATCGCTACGCCAGTGAGAACGTCAATAAACTCCTGGTAGGCAACAAGAGTGATCTCACCACCAAGAAGGTCGTGGACAACACCACAGCCAAGGTGAGCAGGGCCAGCCCTGGCTGTCAGGGGGCCAGGGCTCACTTCCCTTCACCCCTTCTCTCCCTTGCCcttatctctttttttccccttggcaGGAATTTGCAGACTCTCTGGGTGTCCCCTTCCTGGAGACGAGTGCCAAGAACGCCACCAACGTTGAGCAGGCATTCATGACAATGGCTGCAGAGATCAAAAAGCGGATGGGGCCAGGAGCAGCTTCTGGGGGTGAACGGCCCAACCTGAAGATCGACAGCACCCCTGTGAAGCCAGCTAGTGGTGGCTGTTGCTAGGAAGGGCACTTGGGGAAGGGACACCTTCTCCAGATGATGCCCCTGGAGGGGCAGGAAGTGCCTCCCTCTCCTAGGGCATTTGAGTCTGTGGCTTTGGGGTGTCCTGGGCTCCCCATCTTCCTCTGGCCCATCTGCCTTCTGCTCTGAGTGCTGTCCTGTCAGGGCCCCCTTGGAGGACATGCAGAACCTGTGGCAGGGGTGGTCACAGGAACTGCTCTGCTGCTGCCTCTAGGTACCTTGAAAAGATGCCCACCATGCACCTTTCTTTGGAATGAGGGCTCAGCTGTCTGTCACTCACCCCCATGTATGCTGCACTgggcttctccctccctcctttccttccttccttccttccttccttcctaccttccttccttccttccttccttccttccttccttccttccttccttccttccttcccagtaGCTGAgggcctccctgcctctgcttccctggctgCAGGCAGTGGCCAGGGGATCCAGGGTCTCAGATCCAGGGTCCTGCTTCGGACCTCAGGACAGGCAAGGGGGCTGCAAAAAGCCAACAGCCCACTTTTTCCTCacccctgcctccctccaccGCTCCCACACTCAGCTTGAGCCGTCCAGCTACTGTTGGGTCTTGAGCACAACTAGGGTAGGTGGGCGGATGGCTGTGCTGGGCCTGTGTCTCAAGCCCAGAGGgagcctgctcctgcctccccctgCCCTGCCAGAGCCAGGCCTATGTGCTGCCTGCCCACCAAGCCCCTTTGTCCCTGAGAAAGGCGGAGGTGGAAGGCCCACCGTGCCAATGGCCGGGCACCAGCCTTAACCCTTACTCTGCCAGCACCACTTTCTTCCCCTGAGGCAGCACATCTGGCTTCTAATCCCTCCGTTCCTCAGAGCCTGAGGGGGCCAGACCTACTTCTCTGGGGAATGTAGGGGCCACTTGGGGTTGTGGgactctctccccttccccactcAGAatcccgccccacccccacccacccccccaccctcTGGCACAGCTTCCTGCAGAAAACCTTTGGTGATTACCTGAGAAGCCATGTCCTTTGTGCTGTGGTCTTGCCAgtctcaccctcccctcccctcccctccctttctctcccctccagtGTGTATTTAAAATCCCTGGGCTGCCCCTCTGGGAGGGAGCCTCTTCTCCCAGGTTCCCCTTTGGTGTCATGTCAGGCATTTTGCAAGGAAAAGCCACTTGGGGAAAGATGGAAaaggatgaaaaaaataaatttccacTGGCCCTTGGATAAGCCGAGGGTTTTTGCAAGGAAGCTGTGGTGACTTGAGTGGTCTGTGGTCTGAGTCCGGCTTTGAGTTTCTGGATGGAACTGGAATCCAGAGTTTGATGTGATACATAGGGGGTCCTGGCTCAGACTGCCCTAAGTTTGTTGGTAAAAGCCCTTGACCCACATTCTGGGGCTGGTAAAGCCTGCCATGCTGCTGTGGGATGTCCCCAAGGGCCCAGCACGGTTCTGTCAGAGGACGGCAGGCTGGAAGCCATCGGGTGATCCACCATCAACACCCACTGGATGACTTGCGAGGCGTGAAGTTGGGCAACAGCTGGACCCAGGATAGGGCTTTGGGCCCCACAGATGTACTGCATCGCAGTTGGTCTTCACCTCCAGTTcccctcttctgcttcctctcagGCTTCAAGCCAAATGCCAGCTATCCTGCATAAGTCAAATGCTTCACTTGAGGGCCTGCCTCAGCCTGTCTCCACAGCCAGCACTGTATGTGAGGATTAGAGACGAAGTACTGAATGTGGCTGTGGTGGGATGGTTGTGTGAGTCTTGAACTAGGACCGTGCGGCCGGGTCTTCTGTGTTCTGACGTGCAGCGGTGGCGGTGCTGGGCCGTCCCAGCTGGCAGAGGCTGGCGGAGGGGCCACTCCGAGCCTCAGCCCCGCCCGAGGCCGCTGCACAGCGGCCCCGCCCCCGCTCCGCCCCGCCGGCTTCGCGGGCTGGAGAGCGAGGGAGCCGCGGGCGAGGGATCGCAGGATGAGCGATCGGGGCCCGGGCAGCCGGCAGCGGACGCGCCCCCCGAGCCCCACGGCCCGCGCCCCGCGTCCCCCACGGCCCCGCGGCCCCGGTCCTGGACGCGCCGCCCGTGTCCCTCGAGTTCCGAGGGCCATGCCCGGCCGGCCCTAAGTGTGGGCCGGGGGGCGTCCCCTTGCGCCCAGACCCCGCGCTGGCGCCCCCCGGGCCGCCGCCCGGCGCGGGGGCCATGGCGTTCACCTTCGCAGCATTCTGCTACATGCTCACCCTGGTGCTGTGCGCCTCCCTCATCTTCTTTGTCATCTGGCACGTAAGGCTGGGCTCAGactgggggcggggtggggggcagtgggCTTAGGGAGCAGGCTGGGAATGGGGCGGATGGCCTCAGAGCCCCGGGGAAACTTGAAGGGTCTTTTCCACTATCCCCCATCCATTGGTTTCTGTTCGCTaaccgcccccccacccccgcgtCATTAATACCCCTGTTGTCGGCTTCCTTCCCCGGGGGTAGCCCCCCTTCCTTCACCGCCCCCgcctgtctgtgggtatgtcaGTAGGCCCTGACCCTCTCCTTGCTTCATCCAGTCATTGGGTAGGGGGCGGAATTCTTGATCCTTCTACATCCTCATCCGTCCACCCCCGTCTGTCCATCGGGCAGTTTGTctgttccacacacacacacacacacacacacacacacacacacacacacacacacctcctttgTGGGTTTTTCCAACCAGTGTGATGGAGCCGGTTGCTATGGCAACTGCATCTGTTTACAATACCCGCATATCTTGGAACCCATTAACCCTGTCCCCTCCCGGACCCTTCTCTGACCTGAGGGACAGATTTGAAGTAGCACCAGAAACCTAACCCCACCTTGTCTCACTTTGGGTAACCCTCCAGTTCCTTTCCGCTTTCCAGCTCCCTTCCTATTCCCACACGCATGCCCTTTCATGTCTTTCATGCCCCCCACTCCTGGTCTGCCCTCACTCTGGCCTAGCCTGACTCTTCAGAATGTCTGTCTCATCTCATCCTGATAGCTTATCCCTAGAGAGGATTCTTCTACCTACTTCTCTCCTGGGCCCTCCCGAGGGCCTCCTCTACCTGGGCCCTTTCTCCTCACTACAGAACTGTGAGCCTCTGGCTCACTGTTGGGGTCTTTGTCCCCCCCTTTCCAGCTTCCCCTCTGCCCTGCTCTGAGGTTTCTGCCCCAAATGAGTCCCATCCAGGCCTCAGTCTGTTGTAGCTACTAGCACTCTCTGTGTGCACCTACACAGAGTTCACTGGTCTTTCATCCTCTCCTAGGGTCCCTTATCTGACTACAAAcagcctgcctcccttcctcctcgCTTTACCTGCCTCTTTCCTGCTCccccacttcctttcttcctggtacTTGCTGCATGCTCCCCGGTAGTCCCcctctctgggggggggggattcccCCATCTCTCCTTTTGCCCTCCCGTCTCTTTCATGTACGCCAAGCCGCTACTGTATGAAGATCCTAGGCCCAGAGTGTCTCCAAACATGTCCCTGTCTCTAGCCCTATCCCTCACTTTGTTCTAGTCTTGATCTGAGTCTTCTGgctccttttgctttttcttgccCTCTGCTCTGTTTTTCTATTCTTCAGTCACCTCAGATCCAGTAAGATCTTTCTGAGTGAGCTTCCTGTCCCAGGCTCAGGGCTTTGGACAGTCCTTTCTGGGCAGGAGAGCTTGGTTCCTAAGAACcagaaagaatgaagacacacaGGAGACAGCTGGCTCCTGAAATTCAAGAAGCCCACTTCCCACTCACATGCCCCTCTTTCTCCGATAGAACCCCTCTTCTCAGGAGATTCTCAGTGCAGCCTGTATAGCAGCTGCAAGGGAGTCGGGCTCCATAAGACCCAGACTTTGCCCTTGCAGGCGACCTGGACTGAGGTGAAGTCTACTAAGGTTTGGAGCAGCATCTTTGTTCTCTCAACAGACCATTCTGGAACCCCTACTACTATGAGCCACTATGCTTCTTCAGCCTTTTAGCTGGGTCATCTTAGCTAGCTGGAGCAGTTTCATCGTCAGGAAAATGGGCTTGTAGACATGATGTCTGGGAGAGGAGATGTAGGTCTCAATCCAAAGTTGTTAAGAAGTAGAACCTTCTGAGCCAGGACCCCAGGTCCTACTAGTCACTAGGCAACCCTGGTGAGTGACATGTGTCAGCTGTCACAGCGGGGAATTGTTTGTTCCGGGGTGAGGGAGATGCTGAGTCAGCGCCAAGCAGCCTGGGGGGGGTGGGAGGCTTGACACCCGCTGCCTGCTGTTGGTGCCAGCTCGGGGGCAGACAGCCGGCACCCTTCCGCCCCTGCTGGACCCTGTTGCTTTGCCTATCAGGCAGGCAGCTGCCCAGAGTCagaggacttgggggaggggctcCAGATGGCTCCAGCTCCCTCCAGGAAGCCCATGTTCTTTTCCTCTGAACCGTATGGGGTCTAGGATGTTTGGGGGTGGTGGGCCTGCTGCCTCATTCTGGGgatagagagaaagggaagggacttCCCTTCCCCCTCAGTCAGGTTTCTTTGCCAGCCTGCCTCCCCCAGGTCACCAGCAGGTCCTTCCAGGTCCACACTATCATCTCCTCAAATATCTGCTACCTCAGGAGTTTCCCCACTTGTGCGTACACTGCCATCCCTGGACACCACAACAGAAGGCTCTTGGGACCTTTCACCTTCACTCCCCCTACCACACAGGCCCTTTGGAGCTGGCTACTAGAGAGCACTGGGGTGCATCTACACCACTCCGTTTCCATGGTCACCACCATGAACCCCTTCCTGGACTTGAACAGGCCCTTCAGTGATCTGAGTATGACAAAATGGGTAGTAATTTTAACTGGATTACAAGTTTACCACTCAGTAGCTCTGTGGCCTTGGACAGGATATCTAACCTCTATTTTCTCCTCtgaaagtcagaaatgaaaataatacttACACTTAAGTCATTAGGTTGTTCCAAGTGTTCAGTGAGCTGACAGAGCCTGCTGGGTGGTTATCTTGGCTGTGTCTGTTATCCAGCTTGTATCCCCACCAAACCTAAACCTAAATTTGATTGCTCCACTTGATACTTTATAATCGTCTGGGACTCCCTCTACTCTTGTGTCGAACCAGTCTCGGCTGGCTTTTCAGGGACCGGCTCTGTTGACCTTTCCAActgccttctctcctttcttcccattttcaCACAACCCAGCCCCAGGAACCGCCGAATGTTCTTTCAACCTTCTGTGCCTTTGTGTCTGTTATTACCACTGCTTGGACTGCGTTTCTCCCATTTGTTCACCAAATGCTTAGTCAGCTTGAACCCACCAACCCATATGGAGTCCCGCTCTACCCCTCAGCACTGATCAAGAGGTCTCTCCCCAACCCACTTGGGTGCCTCCTGGACAAGCGCTGTGTTCCTACTCTTCAGGGCTCCTGTACTCAGCGTGAGGCCTGGGAGAGGAGAGGCCATGTCTTGAAACATATGGGGAGTGCAGTAGACATTAGGACTCCATTGTTGACTGCTGTGTGAGCATGGGTCAAGACCTGTCCTGCTTCTTCTCTTTGCAATAAGTCCATATGTCAGGGTCCCCAAGTATAAATCCCTAGCCCATTGAAGTTCAGgcacacatggtgtgtgtgtgtgtgttaccatcCATCTCCCTTCAAGAAGCCCATGTTCTTTTCCTCTGAACCATCTGGGGGCTGGGGTGACCAGGGTGGTGGTGGGCCTGCCCCAACCGTAACAGGCACATGCCCTTACCCCCAGATCATAGCCTTTGATGAGCTGCGGACTGACTTCAAGAACCCCATCGACCAGGGGAACCCAGCGCGGGCAGTAAGTGATACATGTGCTGTGCTGAGGTGTGTCCGTCCGTTTGTCTTTCTGTCATGGGTGGAAGGTGGGGATGGGGGTCGGGAAGATGGGGGTGTGATGTGGAGGGCCGGTGAGGTGACCCTGCCCTTTCCCTGTTCCCGCCCTCGCAAACACCTGGAGCTGGCTTCAGGGCTCGGGATCCTCCTGGTAGGGCAGCCTTTTCCAGGCTGCCGGCCGTTGCCATGGAGATGCGGGTGAAGGCCCCTCCATGGCGACAGTCGCTATGGGGACGCGGCTGCTTTCCTGAGAGGAAGACACCACAGAGTGCTCTGGCGCCATCTGGCGACCACATGTGGGGCCATGGGAGGCGCCCTGGTTTCTGCTCCTTGGCCTTCCTTATCTAGGCCCTTTCCTTCCCTACAGCGCGAGCGTTTGAAAAACATCGAACGCATCTGCTGCCTCCTGAGGAAGGTCAGTGTCAGGGCCGGGGTCAGGAAGCTCCGAGCTAGTGCTGCCCTCACTCTCTGTAGCAGGCAGCGAGCCCTTCCTCTTCAGCCTGTGTGATCCACTTTGCCACCTAAGAGGGTGGGAATGGCAATCCTCTAGAGGCCTTGTAGTTGTGAGATCATGGTGGGTTGGCGTTTCCTAAACCTCATTACCCCTCTGTGCCATTGAAGCTTGGGTTGGACCTGGCAGCAGGCCTTTGACCTCTCACCCTCACTCCCCCAGCTGGTGGTCCCGGAATATTCTATCCACGGCCTCTTCTGTCTGATGTTTCTGTGTGCAGCAGAGTGGGTGACCCTGGGCCTCAAcattcccctcctcttctaccaccTCTGGAGGTGAGGGCAACAGCTACCGGGGGAGGGCGAAGATGGGAGCAGGGCAGGATGAGGGTCAGACCTGGGTAGCTAGAGGGAACTCAGACCTCCCTCGCCCCAGGTACTTCCACCGTCCTGCCGATGGCTCTGAGGTCATGTATGATGCAGTCTCTATCATGAATGCTGACATCCTCAACTACTGCCAGAAGGAGTCCTGGTGCAAACTCGCCTTCTACCTGCTCTCCTTCTTCTATTACCTGTACAGGTGAGGTTTTGGCCACAGCAGCTGGAAACTAGGCAAGGGGTATCCCAGATTTCAGGCTCTCAATTCTCAGTCTCTCCTTTTGCCCTTGAGGACCACAGACAACGCAGGGCATGACTGGGAGGGTGGCAGGCTTTCCCAGCACACACGCTCACAGTCTCATCTCCCCCACAGTATGGTTTATACGTTGGTGAGCTTCTAAGGGTAAAGCCGGCCAGGGAGCAAGCCCAGAATGGACCGGACGCCTGTGCACCCCTAGCCCTGCCCTTCTGGCCACAGAGGCCTCAGCCCTGGGGAGACAGGGGGCACTGGTGCCTCCagcctctccacctccccaactGCTGCTGCGGGGATCCCCGCCTTCAGAGCTCTCCCCCTCCAACTAGGGCCAGGCAAAGCTCTAAACAGGGGTGAATGCTCCTCTGCTAGCCtgcagctgggcatggcagtTGTCCTGGAAGGGGTAGGACTCCCAGTCTTGTCCATTTCAGGGGAACTTGGGCCCTGCCACCAGGCAGACCTTGATCTTGGAAATTCTGGGCAGCCCCCCTTGGCCCTCACCCTGAAGCTCCCCCTGCAGGTGGGGGGGCACCTGCACCAGGAACGAGCAGGCTCAATATGGGGGCAGCCCCATCCCTAGTctgccctctccccttccccaggcTCTCTTTCCAACCCAGTCTCTACTTATCCCAAACCCAGCCCATCCTGTCCCTTGGTCCTATTTTCTATGTTGCCTGGAGGAGTCCGGCACCCCCTCCCCGGCCATTTGTGACAAAAGATGAATAAACTACTGAGAACGCACAAGCCCCAGTTCTGCTCCTGGAAGGCTTGAACAGATGGGGTTAGGTGGGGTCATCTGAAGGGGGCGACCTGGACCTAAATCCCCAGCACACCCAGTCTCACTCACTCTGCCAGGCCAGGCTTTTCTCAGATGTGCCTGAGGCCTTAGAGGTCTCCTCAGCCAttctcccaccctccctttcCAGCTGTGTCTGATGCAACCCTTCCAGCTGTTTTTCAAGGCTGTATAAAAGTCACCTCCAGGGTGCTCTCGCTGGATCTACCTACCCTTCTCCTAAACATCCCCAAGCTGAGGCTCTTGGACAAAGCAGAGGCCCAGAGGTGTCCATGGCTTCCCTTTGGGCCCCAGGAACCAGGGTCAAGCCAAGTCAAGGAAATCAAATCTTCAATGTATGGAAAAATCAGTGCCACCTGGGACCAGGTATCACCGGACCAGGTGGAAGGTCAGCCAGTAAATGATGAGGGGCTGGAAGGCAGCTGCTCCCAGGGTCAGGTAGAGCTGGAGACGCTGCCCAGGGGCTGGGCCCCCCATGCTGTCAGGGCCCAAGGCTGCAGTCCGCAAAGAACGCACCTAGAAGAGAGGAGTGCTGAGACTGGGCCAGGAAGATAAATGTGTCCCAGAGCTGACgcagcagaggagaggggagggaccACCCCATACTCACAATGAAGTACATAAGCGCGGATGATGTCCAGGCCAGGGCCACATAGTAGCCATCGCTGCCGAAGAGCAGCCCTGTGATCACACTGAGGATCATCCTGGGGGTGCAGGAATGGACTGGTGATGTCCAAGGCCTAAGCCTGAGACTGGCCCTATCACCATGGCCTAGAGCCACCAACACCAAGACCCATGATATCAGGCTGTCCCTACAAGGAACCAGACTCCAAATGGATCTGCAAGGTTTAGGGCTCAGCCCCACGACCTGAAatctctcttctggactccccAAGATAATTCATAAATCCTCAACCTCTTTCAAGTCATTAGCTCCAGGAGGAGACTGTTAGAGTAGAGCTGGGGGTTGAGATGGGGTAAAAGCATCTCTAGCTTCACAATGAAGGCTGCAGCTACACAGGCTCAAAAGCTGGGGCCGCAGACCCTTCGAGCTACTCTCAGACCACAGACACTCACCCCACATATTTGTAACCGCTGTAGGCCAAGAGGTGGAAGGTACTCAGTTCACTGCGTACAGTGGCCAGGTAGAGGCCCAGAAGCAGGGCCAGCACCTCCATGAACACCCACACCAGTGCTGTGCTGGCACACAGGCCCAACACCTCTGGGGAGAACCTGCAGCCATGGGAGAAGGTAGGTCAGAGTGAGCCATCCTGTAGCAGGTGTGAGGTGAGAGGCTAAGGGTACCACTGGGTGAGCTGGTACCTGGCACAGGACCCGACACAGATTCCCTACAGAGGAAGGGAGATAAGCCAGAAGGGGGGTTAGCACCAACCTTTTCTGAATGCCCAGTGCCGTCCCAGCCAGCAGCACATAGGTGATGAAGGCCATGGCTACCAAGAGGAAAGGAAGTATTTAGTCTGGCTTCCTCACCCAGAGCCCCTCATTAGACATTCAAGTCCACTGATACTCTAGCTTCTCCTATACTTCCTTCCCTGCATATGAAAAGCACCAGGAATGGATCCTGGGTTATTAGTTGAGTCTCCTTTTTCCTAATGATGCTTCAAGGCACAAGTACCCCTGTGTCCCCAAGCCCACATCAGAGACTCACTGGGGATATAGAGGTCAGGAGCATTGAGGTCTTTCCGTGGGGGCAGAGGCACATCATGACTGTATTGCATTTTCCAGTTCTGGCAGTGACAGGGGACATGTaagcaggagcagaggagaaaaagagaataaagggATTGAGGTTTGAGGACCAGGTTATCCGAGAGTTGGGAGAGGCTTGCCGGCTCACCTGATGTGTGTAGGGGAAGACCAACAGTCCTAGCTTCTTGGCTACATAGGCTGTGTCCACAGCAAAAAA
The DNA window shown above is from Cricetulus griseus strain 17A/GY chromosome 3, alternate assembly CriGri-PICRH-1.0, whole genome shotgun sequence and carries:
- the Cnih2 gene encoding protein cornichon homolog 2 isoform X3; this translates as MCCAERERLKNIERICCLLRKLVVPEYSIHGLFCLMFLCAAEWVTLGLNIPLLFYHLWRYFHRPADGSEVMYDAVSIMNADILNYCQKESWCKLAFYLLSFFYYLYSMVYTLVSF
- the Rab1b gene encoding ras-related protein Rab-1B, whose amino-acid sequence is MNPEYDYLFKLLLIGDSGVGKSCLLLRFADDTYTESYISTIGVDFKIRTIELDGKTIKLQIWDTAGQERFRTITSSYYRGAHGIIVVYDVTDQESYANVKQWLQEIDRYASENVNKLLVGNKSDLTTKKVVDNTTAKEFADSLGVPFLETSAKNATNVEQAFMTMAAEIKKRMGPGAASGGERPNLKIDSTPVKPASGGCC
- the Yif1a gene encoding protein YIF1A; the encoded protein is MAYHSGYGAHGSKHRTRAAPDSPPLFDDTSGGYSSHPGGYPAPGADVAFSVNHLLGDPVANMAMAYGSSIASQGKDIVHKELHRFVSVNKLKYFFAVDTAYVAKKLGLLVFPYTHQNWKMQYSHDVPLPPRKDLNAPDLYIPTMAFITYVLLAGTALGIQKRFSPEVLGLCASTALVWVFMEVLALLLGLYLATVRSELSTFHLLAYSGYKYVGMILSVITGLLFGSDGYYVALAWTSSALMYFIVRSLRTAALGPDSMGGPAPGQRLQLYLTLGAAAFQPLIIYWLTFHLVR
- the Cnih2 gene encoding protein cornichon homolog 2 isoform X2 — protein: MAFTFAAFCYMLTLVLCASLIFFVIWHIIAFDELRTDFKNPIDQGNPARARERLKNIERICCLLRKLVVPEYSIHGLFCLMFLCAAEWVTLGLNIPLLFYHLWRYFHRPADGSEVMYDAVSIMNADILNYCQKESWCKLAFYLLSFFYYLYSMVYTLVSF